A single window of Sphingobacteriales bacterium DNA harbors:
- a CDS encoding aminopeptidase P N-terminal domain-containing protein, whose amino-acid sequence MKYTSIDNTLFIENRKQFAKELAPNSIAILFSNDEMPRSADQAFPFRQNPDLFWLSGIDQEQTILIIFPDCPNKVYTEALFIRKTNEHIAVWEGHKYTIDEARKASGIQNIFWANSFEAVLPSLLSYCDNVYVNINENDRANNHVPYKDIRFANEIKQQYPAHSLKRLGPIMAKLRAVKHSIEVDIIKQACNITRDAFIRTLKLVQAGVYEYEIEAEIIHEFIRQRATGHAYSPIIASGKNSCVLHYVDNNQMCKDGDVVLMDFGAEYANYAADMTRTIPVNGKFSARQKDVYNAVLHVMKQAKTILKPGVTLADYNLEVGKIMEEELIKLGLLNKEEVAKQDEKNPLYKKYFMHGTSHFLGIDVHDIGNRYAPMQVGNVFTCEPGIYIPEENIGIRIENDIYIGENGNIDLMADIPIEVEEIESIMQSGK is encoded by the coding sequence ATGAAATATACGTCAATAGATAATACATTATTTATAGAAAATAGAAAGCAGTTTGCTAAAGAATTAGCACCAAATTCTATTGCCATATTATTTTCAAATGATGAGATGCCACGTAGTGCAGACCAAGCATTTCCTTTCAGACAAAATCCAGATTTATTTTGGTTGAGTGGAATAGACCAAGAGCAAACTATACTTATAATTTTTCCTGATTGTCCGAATAAAGTTTATACAGAGGCACTATTCATCAGAAAAACAAATGAGCATATTGCAGTTTGGGAAGGACATAAATATACAATTGACGAAGCAAGAAAAGCATCTGGAATACAAAATATTTTTTGGGCAAATAGCTTTGAAGCTGTTTTACCTTCTCTCCTTTCCTATTGTGATAATGTGTATGTTAATATCAATGAGAATGATAGAGCAAACAACCATGTACCATACAAAGACATACGTTTTGCAAACGAAATAAAACAACAATATCCAGCACATAGCTTGAAAAGATTAGGACCAATAATGGCAAAACTTAGAGCTGTAAAACATTCTATCGAAGTTGATATCATTAAACAAGCATGCAACATCACACGTGATGCTTTCATTAGAACATTAAAGCTTGTACAAGCTGGTGTTTATGAATATGAAATAGAAGCAGAAATTATTCATGAATTTATTAGACAAAGAGCAACAGGACATGCATATTCGCCAATTATTGCATCAGGAAAAAATTCTTGTGTGCTACATTATGTAGACAACAACCAAATGTGCAAAGATGGCGATGTAGTTTTGATGGATTTTGGTGCTGAATATGCTAACTATGCTGCTGATATGACACGAACAATTCCTGTAAATGGAAAATTCTCTGCAAGACAGAAAGATGTCTATAACGCAGTTTTGCATGTCATGAAACAAGCAAAAACCATTTTGAAACCTGGCGTGACATTAGCTGACTACAACTTAGAAGTAGGCAAAATAATGGAAGAAGAGTTAATAAAATTAGGTTTATTAAACAAAGAAGAAGTTGCTAAACAAGACGAAAAAAATCCATTATATAAAAAATATTTCATGCATGGTACATCACACTTTTTAGGCATCGATGTACATGATATTGGCAATAGATATGCACCAATGCAAGTTGGCAATGTATTTACATGCGAACCAGGCATTTACATACCAGAAGAAAACATTGGAATAAGAATTGAAAATGATATTTACATTGGCGAAAATGGAAATATAGATTTGATGGCAGATATTCCAATTGAAGTAGAAGAAATTGAAAGCATTATGCAATCAGGAAAATAA
- a CDS encoding TolC family protein, translated as MNKIYVLLFIVLNIYSINAQSILQPEEAVAFALEKSFDIIIAKNDAEVQNIYNNKATAGMLPKINITTGDVFNLNNINQRFASGEEIKNNWIPVNNFNAALNLNWTIFDGLKMFATKDRLNALASLGELQLKNQIQNTIANVLKAYFDIVQQKQNIKALYESLKISEERISLSDKKFNVGYADKTPLLQAKVDFNNQKINILKQETNLQQQKITLNNLIGRDNSIDFDVINDIDINKNFVLQNILDTFSINNLDLQMLNKDIEIAKYQHKEIKSQRLPLINLNTGYNYAQNNSKAGFQIFNRTYGPTIGVNATIPIFTGGVVKKQLEASSVNIATKQISFEQTKHNLNAQIIAAYNNFNYALSVLELNEKNIADAKENLDITLEKYRLNQANSVEIRQAQSSYEDALFNVIEARYTSKIAEIDLKKISNTLVDENKK; from the coding sequence ATGAATAAAATATATGTATTATTATTTATTGTATTGAATATTTATTCTATAAATGCTCAATCAATTCTTCAGCCAGAAGAAGCCGTTGCATTTGCATTAGAAAAAAGCTTTGATATAATAATTGCAAAAAATGATGCTGAAGTACAGAATATTTATAATAATAAAGCTACTGCTGGTATGTTGCCTAAAATTAATATTACGACTGGAGATGTTTTTAATCTAAACAATATCAATCAAAGATTTGCAAGCGGCGAAGAAATAAAGAATAATTGGATTCCTGTTAATAATTTTAATGCAGCATTAAATCTAAATTGGACAATATTTGATGGTTTAAAAATGTTTGCAACCAAAGATAGATTAAATGCATTAGCATCTTTGGGTGAACTACAATTAAAAAATCAAATACAAAATACAATTGCCAATGTATTGAAAGCATATTTTGATATTGTACAACAAAAACAAAACATCAAAGCATTGTATGAATCATTAAAAATATCGGAAGAACGAATATCACTTTCTGACAAAAAATTCAATGTTGGTTATGCTGATAAAACACCTTTATTACAAGCTAAAGTAGATTTTAATAATCAAAAAATAAATATTCTAAAACAAGAAACAAATCTACAACAACAAAAAATCACGTTAAACAATCTAATAGGTAGAGATAATAGTATCGATTTTGATGTAATTAATGATATTGATATTAATAAAAACTTTGTGTTGCAAAATATACTTGATACATTTAGCATCAATAATTTGGATTTACAAATGTTGAACAAAGACATTGAAATTGCAAAATATCAACATAAAGAAATAAAATCACAACGATTGCCATTAATAAATTTGAATACAGGATACAATTATGCACAGAATAATAGCAAAGCTGGTTTCCAAATTTTTAATAGAACTTATGGGCCGACAATTGGTGTAAATGCAACTATTCCAATTTTTACTGGTGGTGTTGTGAAAAAACAATTAGAAGCATCATCAGTAAATATTGCTACAAAACAAATAAGTTTTGAACAAACTAAGCATAACCTAAATGCACAAATTATTGCGGCATACAATAATTTTAATTATGCATTGAGTGTACTTGAATTAAATGAAAAAAATATTGCAGATGCTAAGGAAAATTTAGATATTACTTTAGAAAAATATAGATTAAATCAGGCAAATTCTGTTGAAATACGACAAGCACAAAGCAGCTATGAAGATGCATTGTTTAATGTAATTGAAGCAAGATACACATCTAAAATTGCAGAAATAGATTTAAAGAAAATTAGCAATACTTTGGTAGACGAAAATAAGAAATAG
- a CDS encoding efflux RND transporter permease subunit, whose product MGLPSLSLRRPVFAIVMNVMIVLFGIIGYKFLGVREYPAIDPPVITVRTNYTGANADIIESQITEPLENAINGVQGIRTISSASNQGSSNITVEFELSADLETAANDVRDKVSQAVRLLPQDIDAAPVVSKADANSDAIISMTVQSETKSVLELTDYAVNVLQQRLQTIPDVSTVQIWGQKNYAMRLWFDPIKLAAYQITAIDIQNALNANNVELPSGKIVGSTTEITVNSLGRLNTTTEFDDMIIKDTDGQKVRLKDIGYSVLGTENFETSLKESAVAMVALAIVPQPGANYINISDEFYKRMEEIKKEVPKDIKLNIALDNTVFVKKSIEEVKETLLIAIVLVVIIIYLFFRDWIIAVRPLIDIPVSLLGAFFIMYVFGFTINVLTLLAIVLATGLVVDDGIVVTENIFKKIEKGIPRFQAAIEGSEEIFFAVISTSITIAIVFIPIVFMEGFVGSLFKEFGIVVAGAVLISAFVSLTLTPVLNVLVARKNNEHTWFYKKSEPFFNAMDSTYKNLLESFMNIRWVSFIIIIVCFATIYFIGKTLQSELAPMEDRGAFRISVTAPEGTSYPLMQNYVDDITQFILDSVPEQRMTLSVTSPSFAGSGAANTAFMRIRLKEKEDRTKSQDEVALYLNRNFSNYNTGKAFVIQEQTISVGSARFGMPIQFVIKTFDFEKLKEAIPKFMDEVSKSPVFLGYDVNLKFNKPELEIIIDKDKATALGISVQDIAQTLQFTMSGRRFGYFLKDGKQYQIIGQSLYDQRNNPDDLKNIFVKNNQGTLISLDNIITMVEVAKPPQRYHYDRYKSATVSSGLAPGKTVGDGIEEMRRIAKLVLDDSFSTALSGTSRDFEESSSNTSFALILALVLVFLVLAAQFESFIDPLIIMITVPLAIAGAMLSLWIFNQTLNIFSQIGIIMLIGLVTKNGILIVEFANHQRKLGMSKAEAAVSAAAMRLRPILMTSLTMALGALPIAVAFGAGSTSRISLGIVIIGGIMFSLILTLFVIPAMYTFMSRTKK is encoded by the coding sequence ATGGGATTACCATCACTAAGTTTAAGACGTCCAGTATTTGCAATTGTAATGAATGTCATGATAGTTCTATTTGGAATTATTGGATATAAATTTTTAGGCGTAAGAGAATATCCAGCTATTGACCCACCAGTTATTACTGTTCGTACAAACTATACTGGTGCGAATGCAGATATTATTGAATCTCAAATTACAGAACCATTAGAAAATGCGATCAATGGCGTACAAGGCATTCGTACTATATCATCAGCAAGTAATCAAGGTTCTTCTAATATTACAGTAGAATTTGAATTATCTGCTGATTTAGAAACGGCAGCAAATGATGTAAGAGATAAAGTTTCTCAAGCAGTAAGACTGTTACCACAAGATATTGATGCTGCTCCAGTTGTTTCAAAAGCAGATGCCAATTCAGACGCTATCATTTCTATGACTGTACAAAGCGAAACCAAAAGTGTGTTAGAACTTACAGATTATGCTGTAAATGTATTACAACAAAGACTACAAACAATACCAGATGTAAGTACTGTACAAATTTGGGGACAAAAAAATTATGCTATGCGCCTTTGGTTTGACCCAATAAAACTGGCAGCATATCAAATTACCGCAATCGATATTCAAAATGCTTTAAATGCTAATAATGTAGAATTACCTTCTGGAAAAATTGTAGGCTCTACTACAGAAATTACCGTAAACTCTTTAGGAAGATTAAATACAACAACAGAATTTGATGATATGATTATCAAAGATACTGATGGCCAAAAAGTAAGATTAAAAGATATTGGATACAGTGTTTTAGGTACAGAAAATTTTGAAACAAGCCTAAAAGAAAGTGCAGTTGCCATGGTTGCATTAGCCATAGTGCCACAACCAGGTGCCAATTATATCAATATATCTGATGAGTTCTATAAAAGAATGGAAGAAATAAAAAAAGAAGTACCTAAGGATATTAAATTAAATATTGCATTAGATAATACTGTATTTGTAAAAAAATCAATAGAAGAAGTAAAAGAAACATTGCTCATTGCAATTGTTTTAGTTGTTATAATAATATATTTATTTTTTAGAGATTGGATAATTGCAGTAAGACCATTAATAGATATTCCAGTATCCTTGTTAGGTGCATTTTTTATTATGTATGTTTTTGGATTTACTATTAATGTACTTACATTATTAGCAATTGTATTAGCAACTGGGTTGGTGGTTGATGATGGTATTGTTGTTACTGAAAATATATTTAAGAAAATTGAAAAAGGAATTCCAAGATTTCAAGCAGCAATAGAAGGTTCTGAGGAAATATTCTTTGCTGTTATTTCAACATCAATTACCATTGCCATAGTATTTATTCCAATAGTATTTATGGAAGGTTTTGTTGGTAGCTTGTTTAAAGAGTTTGGTATTGTAGTTGCTGGTGCTGTATTAATTTCTGCATTTGTATCACTTACTCTTACGCCAGTATTAAACGTATTAGTAGCCAGAAAAAATAATGAACATACTTGGTTTTATAAAAAATCAGAACCATTCTTTAATGCAATGGATAGCACATATAAAAATTTGCTAGAATCTTTTATGAACATAAGATGGGTGTCTTTCATTATCATCATAGTATGTTTTGCAACAATATATTTTATTGGAAAAACATTACAATCTGAATTGGCACCAATGGAAGATAGAGGAGCATTTAGAATTTCTGTTACAGCACCTGAAGGTACATCATATCCATTAATGCAAAATTATGTAGACGATATTACTCAATTTATTTTAGATTCTGTACCAGAACAAAGAATGACACTGAGTGTTACATCGCCATCATTTGCTGGCTCTGGTGCTGCCAATACAGCATTTATGCGTATACGTTTAAAAGAGAAAGAAGATAGAACAAAATCTCAAGATGAAGTTGCATTGTATTTAAATAGAAATTTCTCAAACTATAACACAGGCAAGGCATTTGTTATACAAGAACAAACAATTTCTGTTGGTTCAGCAAGATTTGGTATGCCTATACAATTTGTAATTAAAACATTCGATTTTGAAAAACTAAAAGAGGCAATACCAAAATTTATGGATGAAGTCTCAAAAAGTCCAGTATTTCTTGGTTATGATGTGAATCTTAAATTTAATAAACCAGAATTAGAAATTATTATTGATAAGGATAAGGCAACTGCATTAGGTATTTCTGTACAAGATATAGCACAAACACTACAATTTACAATGAGTGGGAGACGTTTTGGCTATTTTCTGAAAGATGGAAAACAATACCAAATTATTGGACAAAGTTTATATGACCAACGCAACAATCCTGATGATCTGAAAAATATTTTTGTAAAAAATAATCAAGGTACTTTAATTTCTTTAGATAATATTATAACAATGGTAGAAGTTGCTAAGCCACCACAAAGGTATCATTATGATAGATATAAATCTGCCACTGTTTCTTCAGGATTAGCGCCAGGAAAAACAGTTGGTGATGGAATTGAAGAAATGAGACGAATTGCCAAATTAGTTTTAGATGACTCGTTTTCTACTGCATTATCAGGCACTTCGAGAGATTTTGAAGAAAGCTCATCCAATACATCATTTGCACTAATATTAGCTTTGGTATTAGTATTCTTAGTATTAGCTGCACAGTTTGAGAGTTTTATAGATCCACTTATCATCATGATTACAGTACCATTAGCTATTGCTGGTGCAATGCTTTCTCTTTGGATTTTCAACCAAACATTAAATATTTTTAGTCAGATTGGAATAATAATGCTCATAGGTTTGGTGACCAAAAATGGAATTTTAATTGTAGAGTTTGCCAACCATCAACGCAAATTAGGAATGAGTAAAGCAGAAGCAGCTGTAAGTGCAGCAGCAATGAGGTTGCGCCCAATTTTAATGACAAGTTTAACTATGGCATTAGGTGCTTTGCCAATTGCAGTGGCATTTGGTGCAGGTTCTACAAGTCGTATCTCATTAGGAATTGTAATTATTGGTGGTATTATGTTTTCGTTGATTCTTACATTATTTGTAATTCCAGCTATGTACACATTTATGTCAAGAACTAAAAAATAA
- a CDS encoding efflux RND transporter periplasmic adaptor subunit — protein sequence MKKSSIIFLLITLIIVAILAYVKISKNKEMEAKNAPMGKGGSPTLIANGFVAEYSKLNNEITVNGNVLAQDEVVLQPEASGRVTYLNIKEGAIVSKGTLLLKINDADLKAQAAKLKTQQKIAQTNLTRLKELINIKGVSQAEYDAAENNLNNIDADLQLLQVQIDKTELRAPFSGKLGLRNISLGAYVSPSTQIVSLQNTSQLKVDVFVPEKYSSLIQIGDMLQCQTASSDDIFKAKVIAIEPFISENTRNLKVRALIQSNTSKVFPGAYIKAKIVLKEMPNTIMIPSNTVIPDDKATKVVVTDSGKVKFVNIEIGFRSESEVQVLNGISIGDTILTTGLLQAKPNMQVKIKEVTSKSIIK from the coding sequence ATGAAGAAATCAAGTATTATATTTTTACTAATAACATTAATCATTGTGGCAATCTTGGCATATGTAAAAATTTCCAAAAACAAAGAGATGGAAGCAAAGAATGCACCAATGGGAAAAGGTGGGTCACCTACTCTAATAGCCAATGGTTTTGTAGCTGAGTATTCTAAGTTAAATAACGAAATTACAGTTAATGGTAATGTATTGGCACAAGATGAAGTTGTTTTGCAACCAGAGGCTTCAGGTAGAGTTACATATCTAAATATTAAAGAAGGTGCCATTGTGTCTAAAGGAACTTTGTTACTAAAAATTAATGATGCAGATTTGAAAGCACAAGCTGCTAAACTAAAAACTCAGCAAAAAATTGCACAAACTAATTTAACAAGGCTAAAGGAACTTATTAATATAAAAGGTGTATCGCAAGCGGAATACGATGCCGCAGAAAATAATCTAAATAATATTGATGCTGATCTACAATTGTTGCAAGTACAAATTGACAAAACTGAATTAAGAGCACCATTTTCAGGAAAATTAGGACTGAGAAATATTAGTTTAGGTGCATATGTTTCTCCATCAACGCAAATAGTAAGTTTGCAAAATACATCACAACTAAAAGTTGATGTTTTTGTACCAGAAAAATATTCCAGTCTTATACAAATAGGAGATATGCTACAATGTCAAACAGCCAGTAGTGATGATATTTTTAAAGCAAAAGTAATAGCTATAGAACCATTCATCAGCGAAAATACAAGAAATTTAAAAGTAAGAGCATTGATACAATCGAATACTTCAAAAGTATTTCCAGGTGCATATATAAAAGCCAAGATAGTATTAAAAGAAATGCCTAATACTATCATGATTCCAAGCAATACAGTAATTCCTGATGACAAAGCTACCAAGGTTGTTGTAACTGATAGCGGAAAAGTAAAATTTGTAAATATAGAAATTGGATTCAGATCTGAAAGTGAAGTACAAGTATTAAATGGCATAAGCATAGGCGATACAATACTTACAACTGGTTTATTACAAGCAAAACCAAATATGCAAGTAAAAATCAAAGAAGTTACATCAAAATCTATCATAAAATAA
- a CDS encoding TetR/AcrR family transcriptional regulator has translation MSVSERRIKERIEMQQHILSTARNIAAKDGWQNLTIRKICDEIDYTAPVIYQYFESKEKILENIRYDGLQQMKLTFEKINSKTSNHENRLIEYASAWWKFALKNSEIYQLMYNLQGAVCPIKDNLPIHIVEFYINSFIEINTKAKKSKTYSLELCDNYIAIIHGFIAIRMVNKIKSGNESAEKVYINSIKRFIQSIKNN, from the coding sequence ATGTCAGTTTCTGAAAGAAGGATAAAAGAACGTATAGAAATGCAACAGCATATACTATCTACTGCAAGAAATATTGCAGCAAAAGATGGTTGGCAAAATCTGACAATCAGAAAAATATGTGATGAAATAGATTATACAGCACCAGTTATTTATCAATACTTTGAAAGTAAAGAGAAAATATTAGAAAATATACGTTATGATGGTCTTCAACAAATGAAACTAACATTTGAGAAAATTAATTCAAAGACATCTAATCATGAAAATAGATTAATTGAATATGCATCAGCATGGTGGAAATTTGCACTAAAAAATTCAGAAATATATCAGTTGATGTATAATTTACAAGGCGCCGTTTGCCCAATAAAAGACAATTTACCAATTCATATAGTTGAGTTCTATATAAATTCATTCATAGAAATAAATACTAAAGCAAAGAAGTCAAAAACATATAGTTTAGAACTTTGTGATAATTACATTGCTATTATTCACGGATTTATTGCCATCAGAATGGTGAATAAAATTAAATCAGGCAATGAATCAGCAGAAAAAGTATACATCAATAGCATTAAAAGATTTATCCAATCTATAAAAAATAACTAA
- a CDS encoding aspartate aminotransferase family protein, whose amino-acid sequence MDLFKVYPLFDIELEKANGVFVFDKNGEKYLDFYGGHAVISIGHAHPHYTKQIKEQVEKISFYSNSVHLNIQETLAKKLGKISGCENYNLFLINSGAEANENALKLASFYNKRKKVIAFHGAFHGRTAAAVAVTDNPKIKPPINFDDHVIFLPFNDIDALKNTFEKEGNDICAVIVESIQGLNGIYEATEDFLKTIQTLCNQFDAIFIADEIQCGYGRTGKFFAHQFADVQPDIITIAKGMGNGFPVGGVLISEKIKATYGMLGTTFGGSPLACAACLAVLDVIEQEQLMLHAEQMGKYILEQLKQFSSIKAIRGKGLILGLEFENPIKALREKLLYTHKIFTGNSNNANTLRLLPSLTIQQQEIDIFINALKEEIS is encoded by the coding sequence ATGGATTTATTTAAAGTGTATCCTTTGTTTGACATTGAGTTAGAAAAAGCAAATGGTGTATTTGTATTTGATAAAAATGGCGAAAAATATCTGGACTTTTATGGTGGACATGCAGTAATTTCTATTGGTCATGCGCATCCACATTATACAAAACAAATAAAAGAACAAGTAGAAAAAATATCCTTTTATTCTAATTCTGTACATCTAAATATACAAGAAACATTAGCAAAAAAACTAGGTAAGATATCTGGTTGTGAAAACTATAATTTATTTTTAATTAACAGTGGTGCTGAAGCAAATGAGAATGCATTAAAGTTAGCATCATTTTATAATAAAAGAAAAAAGGTAATTGCTTTTCATGGTGCTTTTCATGGTAGAACTGCTGCTGCTGTTGCTGTGACTGATAATCCAAAAATAAAACCACCTATCAATTTTGATGACCATGTAATATTTTTGCCTTTCAACGACATAGATGCTTTAAAAAATACATTTGAAAAAGAAGGCAATGATATCTGCGCAGTAATTGTAGAAAGCATACAAGGATTGAATGGCATCTACGAAGCAACAGAAGATTTTTTGAAAACAATACAAACACTTTGTAATCAATTTGATGCCATATTTATTGCTGATGAAATACAATGTGGCTATGGCAGAACTGGTAAATTTTTTGCGCATCAGTTTGCTGATGTACAGCCAGATATTATTACTATCGCAAAAGGAATGGGCAATGGTTTCCCTGTTGGTGGTGTATTAATTTCTGAGAAGATAAAAGCAACTTATGGTATGCTTGGCACTACTTTTGGTGGTTCGCCTTTGGCTTGTGCTGCTTGTTTGGCTGTGTTGGACGTTATAGAACAAGAACAATTAATGCTACATGCTGAACAAATGGGCAAATACATATTAGAACAATTAAAACAATTCTCATCTATTAAAGCAATAAGAGGCAAAGGTTTGATCTTAGGTTTGGAGTTTGAAAATCCGATTAAAGCATTAAGAGAAAAATTACTCTACACACATAAGATATTTACTGGAAATTCAAACAATGCTAATACTTTGCGTTTGTTGCCTAGTCTTACCATACAACAACAAGAAATAGATATTTTTATTAATGCTTTGAAGGAAGAAATTAGTTAA
- a CDS encoding UbiA family prenyltransferase, which translates to MKNYLSLFKFSHTIFALPFALIGFFLAFHTTHGNSNFSITYWAIKLLLILVCMLTARNAAMAFNRYIDRKYDEKNPRTAIREIPAGIITPKNALWFIIINCLIFIIATYFINKLCFYLSFVALAVVLGYSLTKRFTFLCHIVLGIGLALAPIGAYLAVTGKFNVLPLMFSFAVLFWVSGFDIIYALQDEQFDRENNLYSIPSYFGQDRAKWISRTLHFFSMTCLVYAGILGQFHFMYWTGICIFAILLIYQHSLIIRFGLQKVDLAFFTTNGIASILFAICTILDLLLLN; encoded by the coding sequence ATGAAAAATTACCTTTCTTTATTCAAATTCTCACATACAATATTTGCATTACCATTTGCTTTGATTGGCTTTTTCTTAGCATTCCATACTACACATGGTAACAGTAATTTTTCGATAACATATTGGGCAATTAAATTGTTATTGATATTAGTTTGTATGCTTACGGCACGCAATGCAGCAATGGCATTCAATAGATACATAGATAGAAAATATGATGAAAAAAACCCAAGGACAGCCATTAGAGAAATTCCTGCAGGCATCATCACGCCAAAAAATGCATTGTGGTTTATAATTATTAATTGTCTTATATTTATAATTGCAACTTATTTTATTAATAAACTATGCTTTTATTTGTCATTTGTGGCATTGGCTGTTGTTTTAGGCTATTCACTCACCAAAAGATTTACTTTTTTGTGCCATATCGTATTAGGTATAGGTTTAGCATTAGCACCAATAGGAGCGTACCTTGCAGTTACAGGAAAATTTAATGTATTACCATTAATGTTTTCGTTTGCAGTATTATTTTGGGTATCAGGCTTCGATATTATTTACGCACTTCAAGATGAACAATTTGATAGAGAAAATAATTTATACTCTATTCCATCTTACTTTGGTCAAGATAGAGCAAAGTGGATTTCAAGAACTCTACACTTTTTCAGCATGACTTGTTTGGTATATGCAGGAATTTTAGGGCAATTTCATTTTATGTATTGGACAGGCATCTGCATTTTTGCGATATTGCTAATCTATCAACATAGTTTAATTATCAGATTTGGCTTACAAAAAGTAGATTTAGCATTCTTTACTACAAATGGTATTGCAAGCATACTATTTGCAATTTGTACCATATTAGATTTATTACTACTTAACTAA
- a CDS encoding DUF1573 domain-containing protein, whose protein sequence is MKKHIIIIIMSIIVVLSACNSSSKKEKKMTPEEAKAKLDSIRKILRSNRPVYDTARLGNPDSLMQFPTVLKFEKELYDLGTIKEGEKIKHNIIYTNTGKYPLIIFSAIGSCGCTVPEYKKEPLAPGMSDTLSFTFNSEGKHGNHTKTISVLANTNPSSNQVKFSVKVK, encoded by the coding sequence ATGAAAAAACATATTATCATTATTATTATGAGCATTATTGTAGTGCTTTCTGCTTGTAATTCTTCTTCAAAGAAAGAAAAGAAAATGACTCCAGAAGAAGCTAAGGCAAAATTGGATTCTATAAGAAAGATATTGCGAAGTAATAGACCAGTATATGATACAGCAAGATTAGGCAATCCAGATAGTTTGATGCAATTTCCAACGGTATTAAAATTTGAAAAAGAATTATATGATTTAGGTACAATAAAAGAAGGTGAAAAAATTAAACACAATATTATTTATACAAATACTGGGAAATATCCATTAATAATTTTTTCAGCAATAGGTAGCTGTGGTTGTACAGTTCCTGAGTACAAAAAAGAACCATTAGCACCAGGCATGTCAGATACATTGAGCTTTACATTTAATTCTGAAGGAAAACATGGAAATCATACAAAAACAATTTCAGTATTAGCAAATACAAACCCATCTTCAAACCAAGTTAAGTTTTCAGTAAAGGTTAAGTAA